One region of Phoenix dactylifera cultivar Barhee BC4 unplaced genomic scaffold, palm_55x_up_171113_PBpolish2nd_filt_p 000294F, whole genome shotgun sequence genomic DNA includes:
- the LOC103723660 gene encoding cyclin-D6-1 isoform X2: protein MASSLLFDLENPLTSADEEQHPFSDSIAALFAAESDHMSPIAGGHLDLSARRDAVSLILQAQFSCNLDPSVAYLAINYVDRFLSKRQIPSDKPWVVRLLSISCLSIASKMKKTDLFLTDFQREEGFIFDAKTIRRMELLVLGALDWRMRSITPFSFLPFFLSFFSPAQPPLLHALKARASRILFKAQNEIKMLEFKPSVIAAAALLSAAHELFPIQFASFRSAMSSCEFEKLGECCNAVGDVAMDGCDSTFEMVSSSNTPVTVLGRHCSSSESERTVGSSSDDHDLKKRRISELRGALRLS, encoded by the exons ATGGCTTCTTCTCTCCTCTTCGACCTTGAGAACCCGCTCACGAGCGCCGACGAGGAACAGCACCCCTTCTCCGACTCGATCGCGGCGCTCTTCGCCGCGGAGTCCGATCACATGAGCCCCATCGCCGGTGGCCACCTCGATCTCTCCGCCCGCCGCGACGCCGTCTCTCTCATTCTCCAG GCGCAGTTTAGCTGCAATCTGGATCCATCTGTAGCCTACCTCGCCATCAACTACGTCGATCGCTTTCTCTCCAAGCGACAAATCCCG AGCGACAAGCCCTGGGTCGTACGGCTCCTTTCCATCTCCTGCCTCTCCATCGCctccaagatgaagaagactgACTTGTTCCTCACCGATTTCCAG CGAGAGGAGGGATTCATATTCGACGCCAAGACGATTCGGCGGATGGAGCTTCTAGTTCTTGGGGCGCTGGATTGGCGGATGCGATCCATCACGCCCTTCTCGTtcctccccttcttcctctccttcttctcccctgcccagccccctctcctccacgCCCTCAAAGCCCGCGCCTCTCGAATCCTCTTCAAAGCCCAGAATG agATCAAGATGCTAGAGTTCAAGCCATCGGTGATCGCCGCGGCGGCGCTCCTCTCCGCCGCCCACGAGCTCTTCCCCATCCAATTCGCCTCCTTCCGCTCCGCCATGTCCTCCTGTGAATTT GAGAAGTTGGGGGAGTGCTGCAATGCGGTTGGGGACGTGGCGATGGACGGCTGCGATTCGACGTTCGAGATGGTCTCGAGCTCCAACACCCCGGTGACTGTGCTCGGCCGGCACTGCTCCAGCTCCGAGAGCGAGAGGACCGTCGGATCCTCATCCGACGACCACGATCTCAAGAAGCGCCGGATCTCCGAGCTCCGAGGTGCCCTCCGCCTCTCCTAG
- the LOC103723660 gene encoding cyclin-D6-1 isoform X1 — protein MASSLLFDLENPLTSADEEQHPFSDSIAALFAAESDHMSPIAGGHLDLSARRDAVSLILQAQFSCNLDPSVAYLAINYVDRFLSKRQIPSDKPWVVRLLSISCLSIASKMKKTDLFLTDFQREEGFIFDAKTIRRMELLVLGALDWRMRSITPFSFLPFFLSFFSPAQPPLLHALKARASRILFKAQNEIKMLEFKPSVIAAAALLSAAHELFPIQFASFRSAMSSCEFVNKEKLGECCNAVGDVAMDGCDSTFEMVSSSNTPVTVLGRHCSSSESERTVGSSSDDHDLKKRRISELRGALRLS, from the exons ATGGCTTCTTCTCTCCTCTTCGACCTTGAGAACCCGCTCACGAGCGCCGACGAGGAACAGCACCCCTTCTCCGACTCGATCGCGGCGCTCTTCGCCGCGGAGTCCGATCACATGAGCCCCATCGCCGGTGGCCACCTCGATCTCTCCGCCCGCCGCGACGCCGTCTCTCTCATTCTCCAG GCGCAGTTTAGCTGCAATCTGGATCCATCTGTAGCCTACCTCGCCATCAACTACGTCGATCGCTTTCTCTCCAAGCGACAAATCCCG AGCGACAAGCCCTGGGTCGTACGGCTCCTTTCCATCTCCTGCCTCTCCATCGCctccaagatgaagaagactgACTTGTTCCTCACCGATTTCCAG CGAGAGGAGGGATTCATATTCGACGCCAAGACGATTCGGCGGATGGAGCTTCTAGTTCTTGGGGCGCTGGATTGGCGGATGCGATCCATCACGCCCTTCTCGTtcctccccttcttcctctccttcttctcccctgcccagccccctctcctccacgCCCTCAAAGCCCGCGCCTCTCGAATCCTCTTCAAAGCCCAGAATG agATCAAGATGCTAGAGTTCAAGCCATCGGTGATCGCCGCGGCGGCGCTCCTCTCCGCCGCCCACGAGCTCTTCCCCATCCAATTCGCCTCCTTCCGCTCCGCCATGTCCTCCTGTGAATTTGTaaataaa GAGAAGTTGGGGGAGTGCTGCAATGCGGTTGGGGACGTGGCGATGGACGGCTGCGATTCGACGTTCGAGATGGTCTCGAGCTCCAACACCCCGGTGACTGTGCTCGGCCGGCACTGCTCCAGCTCCGAGAGCGAGAGGACCGTCGGATCCTCATCCGACGACCACGATCTCAAGAAGCGCCGGATCTCCGAGCTCCGAGGTGCCCTCCGCCTCTCCTAG